Within the Flavobacterium sp. N502536 genome, the region AGATGTTCGCGCTCATTCTGGTAACCGGAATGCTGCTGCTGACTGCCTGTTCTGCTCCAAAAGTGAACGACAACCTGGCCGCTAAACCCTTGCCAAAGAATTTTGATGTGATCTCAAAAAAAACTGCTGACAGCGGAACACCATTTGTTCCGCTGCAAACAGCCGCTTATTTCAAAGATGATAAATTAGAAAAATTACTAGATAAAGCTGTCGCTCAGAATCCGGATTATTTAGTAATGGAGCAGCGCATTTTAATCGCCAACTCTCATTTGAAAGTAGCCAAACTTGCTTTACGGCCTTCTTTTGATCTTCAGACAGATGCTTCCGGAACACGTTACGGGAAGTACACTATGGAAGGTGTTGGAAACTTTGATACCAATTTGTCTCAAAACATATCCGAAAGACAGCGAATTGCAACGGGCGCTACTCCTAACCTATTTTTAGGAGGAAAAGTGTCTTGGGAAGCCGATATATGGGGTAAACTAAGCAACCGAAAAAAAGCAGCACGTCAAAGATACTTTGCTTCACAACAAGGAATGCGATTACTGAAAACCAAACTCCTAAGTGATATAGCTGAACTTTATTACGAGCTGGTAGCTTTAGACAAACAGGCTGTAATTTACAAGAGAAACTTAGATACACAGCAGCATGCCCTTGATATTATTTCGGCACAGCGATCTGTTGGAAAAGCAACAGAACTAGCTGTACAGCAGTTTAATGCTCAAAACAATAATATACTTGCAGAAGCAGAACAACTCAATCTGAAAATTAACCAAACCGAAAAGGCACTGCTTACACTGCTTGGAGAGTACGGAGGAAAAGTCGAAAGAAGTGCTGAGTTTTTATCCGGTCATCTTAAAGTTTTAAATCAAAAAATAAGTGTAGACTCTATCATTCACCAAAGACCTGATGTTTCTGAAGCTTACTTTGAATTAATGGCCACAAATGCTGATGCAAAATCTGCACGTGCTGCCTTTTTTCCCACTTTAAACTTAGGCGGATATGTGGGTATGAACTCTTTTTCGTTTTCTACTTTTTTTGACAGCGGTTCGTTTGCCTGGCAATTGCTTGGCGGAATCACTGCTCCGGTATTCAACAAAGGACAAATCAAACAGGAGTTTTTTACGGCTAACCGAAGACAGGAGATTTCTTTTTTGCAGTATCAAAACACCATCACAACAGCCTATAATGAGCTAAGTGCTTTGCTGCACCGAACCGAAGCTTTTGAAGATGTGTTGAAGTACAAGTCCAAAGAAATTGAACATCTGGAGATTGCAGTCAATGTTTCAAATGATTTATACCTTAACGGATATGCCAATTATCTCGAAATCATCAGTGCCCAAAAAAACAAACTGCAGGCCGAACTCGATTTTGTTGACATTCAGCTGAAAAATGCAAACGCACAGATTTTACTTTATAAAGCCTTAGGTGGAGGAATGGAGTAAGACTTCGTATTTCAGAGTTTCTGTTAAATGTTAAATGTGAGATGTGAAACTTTAAATCTGCTTAAACAAAGAACCCCGTTTCTATACTGAAACGGGGTTCTTGTTTTATTTTATAACTGTTGAAAAACCTTATTTGAAAAACGATATGGTATCGGTTAGGTTTTCTCTATGGATAAAAGCTGTAATAAACTCCTGAACTTCATTAGTACTTTCAGATGGAGTTTCAAAAGAGTTGATGTGAAATTCATCATCCTGATCCAGG harbors:
- a CDS encoding efflux transporter outer membrane subunit yields the protein MKNTLNQYKIALHLNYKFKMFALILVTGMLLLTACSAPKVNDNLAAKPLPKNFDVISKKTADSGTPFVPLQTAAYFKDDKLEKLLDKAVAQNPDYLVMEQRILIANSHLKVAKLALRPSFDLQTDASGTRYGKYTMEGVGNFDTNLSQNISERQRIATGATPNLFLGGKVSWEADIWGKLSNRKKAARQRYFASQQGMRLLKTKLLSDIAELYYELVALDKQAVIYKRNLDTQQHALDIISAQRSVGKATELAVQQFNAQNNNILAEAEQLNLKINQTEKALLTLLGEYGGKVERSAEFLSGHLKVLNQKISVDSIIHQRPDVSEAYFELMATNADAKSARAAFFPTLNLGGYVGMNSFSFSTFFDSGSFAWQLLGGITAPVFNKGQIKQEFFTANRRQEISFLQYQNTITTAYNELSALLHRTEAFEDVLKYKSKEIEHLEIAVNVSNDLYLNGYANYLEIISAQKNKLQAELDFVDIQLKNANAQILLYKALGGGME